In the genome of Podospora pseudocomata strain CBS 415.72m chromosome 7, whole genome shotgun sequence, the window TTCGTCGAAAAGTTTGAGCGCATGATCCAAGCCCGCATCTCGGAAGAAACAGCAGAAGACGTGGCAGACCAGCCCTTTGACGCCAGCCGCAGCCCCCCAAAACGACCAGGTATCTTCCGCTCAGGCACGAAATCCTACATTGAAACTCACACGGGCGCCTACGCCGTGCCGCGGGACACTCACGAATTCGAAAGCAAAGTCATGTACAAAGGCATCCCCATCCCGATCAAAGTCCCCGTCGCCGTCATGCCCGAAACGGTCGGTGACTTCTCCCTGATTAAACTAATCCAAAACTTTTCGGACTCCCACGCCAAATCCCCCCAAACCTTTGCCCTTCATCCCCACCTAACCACCAACGGCCCGACAACCCACCCGATCATCGTCCTGGCCAATGCTCTGCTGACCCAAAAGAGAgtcatcttcctcggccaCAACATGCCCTCGGGCGAAGTAGCCGAGGCCGTCCTGGCCGCCTGCGCGTTGGTATCAGGGGGGTTGCTCAGGGGCTTCACCCGGCACGCGTTTCCCTACACGGACCTGACCAAGATTGACGACCTGCTCAACGTGCCCGGGTTCATCGCCGGGGTGACGAACCCCACGTTTGAGCACCACCCGGAGTGGTGGGATTTGCTGTGCGACATTCCCTCGGGCAAGATGAAGATCTCGTCCAAGATTGAGTCGGCGCCCATcacggaggggttggtgtaCTTTCAGCAGCAGAACCCGGCGTACGCGAACTTCATCAACGGGGCGTCGGCCGGGTCGGGGAGCGCGGCTGCGGCGGGGCAGCAGACGGGGGATTTGACGGGGGATGCGGCGTTCATGGCGGATATACTGAGGTGTATTGCCAACCggtcgggggagagggtggtgagggcgaagtggagggagtgggtgcTCAAGTTTACGAGGATCGCGGCGGCGTTTGAGGAGACGGTTTTCGGGGCTAGTGCGCTTTATATCgggagtgatggggatggggatggtggtggaggggggggtgatgggaacCTGGGGCAGGCGGCGATGGGGCATGGGTACGTATGGGCCGATGAGGCGACTAAAGCAAAAGAGCTGGCGGGGAATGTGACAAGGATTGAGGGGTGGCGGAATACTAGGAGTTACTATTCGTTTATCCAGGTTTGTCTAACGCTTCTTTTCATTGGAAAGGGAGAATGGGTTTGCTAATGCGGGAGACAATTAGGACGTCGCTCAGTCATACACGGTCCGCCCGCTCAAGGGTTTGGATTTGGCCCACATGCACGACCGGTTGCGGACGCAGAAGCTGACTCCCCAGCAGAGCAAGGAGATTTTTGAGGCGCTTTACAACTATGTCTGGTCTTATGACGAGATTTGTTTGCTGCTGAGTGTTGCGCCGGAGTCTCACGCGGGGCTGTTTTATATTGCCTTGGGACTGTTCCACAAGGATAGGGACGTGAGGGTCAAGACGGCCGAGTTGCTGGATAGGATTGCTGAGCATGAGGCGGGCCAGcattggtggaggagccTGAGCCGGTTTGAGAAGCTGGCGTATGTGAGGATtaagaaggaggttgagcaggagggaagaggggggagggaggggggcgtggTGAGTCCTGTTGATAGCAAGAGGGTTAGCTCTGGGAGAAGGGTGATATAAGGGCATTGTAAttagggggttggtttcAAGAGGTTTGAAATGAAACGATTGTTGGAGATGTTAAGGAAGTTTTTATGATGAAGCCCCCTCCCTGGGCTTTATCTTGTCAGACTATACAGTTGGAGTCGTTGCTAGAGGTGCATGTCTTGCAGAGCCCCAAAGGTGGCTGGCTATGATTCGGTATTCGGGATCTGTTTTGTTCCCACAAGAGAGCTTGGCTTGCAATGACGGCATGGCACACGCATGGCACCGCATGGCACCGCATGGCAAAAGTGTGTTCCACCCTCTCGTCTTTTACCCCTCGTCGGCAGTCGATAAAGGTGGGGTTTCTCCTGTCACCCATTTACGTCTCTTGCTTAACAGCAATTACCATGACGAAAGTCAAATTGGGGAATAACAAGGGCGGGGTAGCAGCTGATAAAGGGGGGATTTATTGACCAAAACTTATCTCCATAGCGGTCTTTAATAACAACTCTCATGTCCCTCATCTCGACTCTCGCCCGTCGTCAACTCACTCGTCAAGTCCCCCAACTTactcacaccaccacccgttccttcaccaccaccgtcaaaATGGCCCTCGAAATCAAAGCCGAAATCACCACCTTCAACGGCAAGCTCTACAAgctcacccacccctccaccacaacctcaacccccatgTCCCTAaacctcttcatccccccctccgccctctccaaaaccacccccgcccccgtgTTAATCTACCTCTCGGGCCTGACCTGCTCCCCGGAAAACTGCACGGAAAAAGGCTTCTTCCAACACCGCGCCTCCCAGCTCGGCCTAGCCCTCGTCTACCCCGACACCTCCCCCCGCGGCCTCTCCATCCCGGGGCAATCCGACTCCTGGGACTTTGGCGAGGCGGCATCCTTCTACCTCGACGCCACTGCCGATCCCTGGAAGGAAAACTACAAGATGGAAACTtacatcaccaccgaactcccctccgtcctcttttcctccccccatctcGGTCCTTACCTTGATAAGGAACGAGTCTCCATCACGGGTCACAGCATGGGCGGACACGGGGCGTTAACCCTCTACCTCAAGCACCAAGACAAATACAAATCTGTCAGTGCCTTCGCCCCGATTGCAAACCCGACAAAGTGTCCCTGGGGGGAAAAGGCGTTCAAGGGGTACCTAGCCGGTGGACTCGAGGAAGGCAAGAAGCACGACGCTGTCGAGTTGTTGAGATCGGGGAtttggaaggggggtgaCCTCAAGGCCCTCGTCGATGTTGGCACCGGGGACAATTTCTACAAGAATGGGCAGCTGCTTCCCGAGAATCTGGAGGCGGTGGTCAAggagatggggttggaggggttgaaggtgaggtATCATGAGGGCTATGATCACAGTTATTACTTTATGGCGAGTTTTAGTGGGGAGCATGTTGAGCATGCGGCGAGGCATCTTGGGTTGCTTTGAAGGGGAGAAaaagggtggggggggttatGTATTGTATTTTGAAAGCAAGCAGGCAGGTTAAAATTCATGGCAAGCTATGATGGGGTTATTCGGGATTTGTACACTTTTGCTTATCAAAACAGTGATCTATTTTGCTGTTTGCTTTTCTGCGTATTGATGTTGTGAGGATTGCGTCTGACTACCAATACAGCTTGTGATCGACAAGAAAGAAGCCTCTCTTCCTGCGACAGGTTCGTAACCCAACCAACGACAGCCCCCCTTCTCAGATCACTTCAAAAGACAATCAAACGAAGTAATAAACCGGTCCCAGCTCACGGCCGTAAGGTTGTACCGGTGGGGGTAGTCAGAGTCGACAGGTCCCATGGTGCAACCCTCAGGTGAGGTGCAAATACCGCCGCAGACCTTGCTATATTCTTGTCAACATATATCCTGCCTCATTAAAAAACAATTTAAAAAATAAAAGTAAAAAGAGACTCACAGGTAAGGATAACAAAAGAAATTACCGGGGTCTGGCGCAAAGGTGGCAGCGTTGTTCCGAAGAGCGTCGGGGAGGTTGTAGCACTTGTTGAGTTGGTAGGTTTCGTGGGTGCAGACGCCGgtggcgttggggttggtgcagATTAGGACCTGAACCATATCAGCTatgagggggtgatgatgggaaaggaagggaggggacTTACGCCGCCGATGGAACGCcgtggtttggggtgggcGTCCAGGGGGTTTGCTTGGGTGGTCATAAGGAAgagaccgaggaggaagatggtgcgtttggggaggggagacaTGTTAGCTGTGATGGCGGTTGTGTGTGCGtggttggtggctgggtAAGAGAGAGTGGAAGGGTGGTATGGTGTGCTGTTCGGTAGCCTTGGTTTGGTGGACATCTAGAAGCTGAATAGTTGATTTTCTCGAACGGTCAGGAGGGCGAATCGTCCGAGTTCGGATGGCAGATGTGGAAGGCGCATTTTGACAGAACAGCCGCCTTCAACAAACGTCATGGCATTCCAGTGGTGGCAGTGACGTGGTGATGGGTGGCACCAGAAGGCAGGGTATTATTGACTCCGGGTGTGCGGCTCTGTGCGAGGTTAGGTCAGGGAAGCGAGCTTGTGGGCTGCCTCGGATTGTTTGCTGGATTAGGGGTTGATTGTTTCACGGAATGGCGGCCTTGTTTGGCCAGTATCTGGTATTCTGTGTTGCATCACGGGAGGGAACCTGGGTAGGAGGGAGACGCAGGAAGCTTGTAGAGTAGAGCTCACtgcttgtcgaggttgaaatagactgcgagagggctttCAAAAGAAGGACGATATCTCAAACAATCTGGTGAGCACCTGGCAAGTCAAGAAGGTATCTAGAGCCCGTTCCACATATTCTACAAAATTCAGCGTGGGTTTTGACAAAATCAAATCCACCACAGAGGAAAGAAATAAACAGCAATTCCCACCATAACATACATACATTCTACTCCCGTTCCATCACAACTCATCTTTACttcccccatccaccacctccccaccgccatcagGATAAACCCCCGTGTCCCAAacaaccaacctcccacccctcctccaatcctCATTAACAAGCCCattccacccctcccaaacctttttcatcttcacccccatcttttctccctcacccccaaaaaactcccccaacaccccctcaaTCCCCTCAAAACCAACCACAAACCTCGGtatctcctccccttttctcccgtcacccccatcaaaaaaCTGCGGCCACATCTCCCGCCTCAGAAACACCCCCCCATACTTCCCTGTCTCTGCATCCTCCGCGTAAAACCTATCCGCCTCGTCGAGATAGTTTTCCCGTTCAGGCGTCCCCGGAGCAGTATGCAACGGCGGCTCACAGGTCAACGCCCTAGCCCTCAGCCCCGGCCAGACAAGATGCGACCTCCACGGTGTCGTGTGACAGGGGGTGAGGAATAGGGCGAATAATTCTTTTTGTTCCTGTGGGGGAGCACTCAAAGAAAGGGAGTCAGGGTGGAGGCGCTCGTATTCACTTCTCAGGAAGGAAAGGACAGAGATGGGCGCGGGctggtggaagagggagagataccccgcgaggaggaggttgatggagaggatgttggcgaggaagatttTGTGGCGCAGCACCAAAGgtttggatggggtggtgggaggagtggtgaagaagctggTTACGTAGGGTGCTGCGAGGATGTgcaggatggggaggagggggtagaTGAAGCGGACTTCTTTGTGGGAGAttagggagaggatggtgatcATGCCTATGAGGGCAAAAGACAAAGtcttgagggtgttggatgaggtggtggagagggatgtTGGACGGGcagagaggagggtggtgggtttggcggaggtgagggtggctTTGTAGATGCCCAGCAGGgcaaaggggaggaaggtggtggtgaggagaggaATGCCCTGGGAGAGGTAATAGTGCCAGGGCATCCGGCCGTAAAAGACGGCGAGGGACTGGGACATGTTGAAGTAGAGCCATTTGTAAGGAGGGAAGGTCCAGAAGCCAAAGTAGAGGCGGTCAGAGACAAccgagatggcgagggcaACGGAACCACAGAGGACGGTTTCTCTGAGGAAGGCAGGgaaggtggtgtgtgtgatggGGGACTGGCCGTCGAGAgtgaggcgggtgagggtCAGGGCGATGATGCCGAGCCAGATGAAGAGATTTGTTGGGCGAAGGAGGACGGCGATGGCTGCTAGGAAGAGGGATGTTCTCAAGCTGTTGAGTCTCCCTTTTTGCTTCAGGCGCTCTTCTTTGGTTTCCTTGGCATCTGCAAGGAGCTCCCAAGGCCAGTAGGAAAGAGCAGCAATGGTGAGGGTTGTCTCGAGAGAGTTGGAAAATGTTCTTGTTGAGCAGTACCACTGCCAGGGATTGAGAACGGTCATCCACAACTACATTCATCGTTAGATACATCCCGGTAGTTCAGATGAGTCGGGATGCTTACAGCAGCCCAAGGAGCATaactctccctcccataGACATCCATGGCCAGCTTCCACATGTAAAAGTCTCCCAAGGCAGCAAACACAGACTGCAAAGCCCCTGGCAAAACCACCAACATGGAAGCGATGAAGGGTGGAAACAAATGCATGGCACTCATGACAGTCTCGGCAAGCTTGTACGCGGCGCCAAATACGGCTGGGTGAAGTGAAGACCGCAGTTGATATTCCCATTCCTGACCATATCAGTCAGCACATGGTTCTCATCAAATCCAATGAGAGAAAATACCCAAGTCATCCAAGCACCACTGCCTTCCCCAAAAGCCATCCTCCACGCCGGCTCCAAGGCCTGGAAATATTCATCTGGTTGAAAGAATGTCTTGACAAAAAGAGAGTTGATGAACCGAAATGCCAGCAACACACTGAGAATATCCCCGACTTGAGCAGCCGCGACCTGCGCGTGCACCCTGCCATCTTTCTCGGCTGGCTTTTCTATTCTCGGCCCTGGGGGTTTCTTGACGGTATCTTTCTCCATCTTGACCATCAAACACGACTCGTCAAGTGTAGTTCTTGATGAAGTTCGGGGGCCGCACCTAATCTCATCCAAAGTCGCGTCAACTGTCGGTCAGTCAGACAGAGCTGCTTGCCATCTGGCAGC includes:
- the GPI10 gene encoding glycosylphosphatidylinositol anchor biosynthesis (CAZy:GT22; COG:G; BUSCO:EOG09260UJK; EggNog:ENOG503NV7H), with the protein product MVKMEKDTVKKPPGPRIEKPAEKDGRVHAQVAAAQVGDILSVLLAFRFINSLFVKTFFQPDEYFQALEPAWRMAFGEGSGAWMTWEWEYQLRSSLHPAVFGAAYKLAETVMSAMHLFPPFIASMLVVLPGALQSVFAALGDFYMWKLAMDVYGRESYAPWAALWMTVLNPWQWYCSTRTFSNSLETTLTIAALSYWPWELLADAKETKEERLKQKGRLNSLRTSLFLAAIAVLLRPTNLFIWLGIIALTLTRLTLDGQSPITHTTFPAFLRETVLCGSVALAISVVSDRLYFGFWTFPPYKWLYFNMSQSLAVFYGRMPWHYYLSQGIPLLTTTFLPFALLGIYKATLTSAKPTTLLSARPTSLSTTSSNTLKTLSFALIGMITILSLISHKEVRFIYPLLPILHILAAPYVTSFFTTPPTTPSKPLVLRHKIFLANILSINLLLAGYLSLFHQPAPISVLSFLRSEYERLHPDSLSLSAPPQEQKELFALFLTPCHTTPWRSHLVWPGLRARALTCEPPLHTAPGTPERENYLDEADRFYAEDAETGKYGGVFLRREMWPQFFDGGDGRKGEEIPRFVVGFEGIEGVLGEFFGGEGEKMGVKMKKVWEGWNGLVNEDWRRGGRLVVWDTGVYPDGGGEVVDGGSKDEL
- a CDS encoding hypothetical protein (EggNog:ENOG503PEWH), which codes for MSTKPRLPNSTPYHPSTLSYPATNHAHTTAITANMSPLPKRTIFLLGLFLMTTQANPLDAHPKPRRSIGGVLICTNPNATGVCTHETYQLNKCYNLPDALRNNAATFAPDPGNFFCYPYLKVCGGICTSPEGCTMGPVDSDYPHRYNLTAVSWDRFITSFDCLLK
- a CDS encoding hypothetical protein (CAZy:CE1; EggNog:ENOG503NW46; COG:S; MEROPS:MER0043126); amino-acid sequence: MSLISTLARRQLTRQVPQLTHTTTRSFTTTVKMALEIKAEITTFNGKLYKLTHPSTTTSTPMSLNLFIPPSALSKTTPAPVLIYLSGLTCSPENCTEKGFFQHRASQLGLALVYPDTSPRGLSIPGQSDSWDFGEAASFYLDATADPWKENYKMETYITTELPSVLFSSPHLGPYLDKERVSITGHSMGGHGALTLYLKHQDKYKSVSAFAPIANPTKCPWGEKAFKGYLAGGLEEGKKHDAVELLRSGIWKGGDLKALVDVGTGDNFYKNGQLLPENLEAVVKEMGLEGLKVRYHEGYDHSYYFMASFSGEHVEHAARHLGLL
- a CDS encoding hypothetical protein (EggNog:ENOG503NWBZ; COG:S; BUSCO:EOG09263690), with product MASAEQPLPYAPRTSSISAFVEAPPSDSHRRSSSSVPTSKFAADMSQPPPRPARSPLPHGFNPADMDRLSDPNVKDKIISTGTNPSSQHSSLSVPLPKVRHDPSLRRARKPRSQYPRSSTESHVEYILVASFDIDRGPIMEHQYPVAITGDEHMLAELMLPDQAHVRNQDWTVFFLHKDSSQEEDDAERQAKESRRARRRRRRDRAKGILHESDDEDDGGEEDLDNDDDDWDDDVSTDEEPEGGEGPPLVYVLNLVNTKQDKTVKRGAVVKAMAICTRHPFLHIYKPLLLLALEEYFKSPVPETLSMLFNAVNEMDLSLMPKLSLLERHLLQASDNKDLFVEKFERMIQARISEETAEDVADQPFDASRSPPKRPGIFRSGTKSYIETHTGAYAVPRDTHEFESKVMYKGIPIPIKVPVAVMPETVGDFSLIKLIQNFSDSHAKSPQTFALHPHLTTNGPTTHPIIVLANALLTQKRVIFLGHNMPSGEVAEAVLAACALVSGGLLRGFTRHAFPYTDLTKIDDLLNVPGFIAGVTNPTFEHHPEWWDLLCDIPSGKMKISSKIESAPITEGLVYFQQQNPAYANFINGASAGSGSAAAAGQQTGDLTGDAAFMADILRCIANRSGERVVRAKWREWVLKFTRIAAAFEETVFGASALYIGSDGDGDGGGGGGDGNLGQAAMGHGYVWADEATKAKELAGNVTRIEGWRNTRSYYSFIQDVAQSYTVRPLKGLDLAHMHDRLRTQKLTPQQSKEIFEALYNYVWSYDEICLLLSVAPESHAGLFYIALGLFHKDRDVRVKTAELLDRIAEHEAGQHWWRSLSRFEKLAYVRIKKEVEQEGRGGREGGVVSPVDSKRVSSGRRVI